A genomic segment from Gracilinanus agilis isolate LMUSP501 chromosome 1, AgileGrace, whole genome shotgun sequence encodes:
- the LOC123235739 gene encoding glyceraldehyde-3-phosphate dehydrogenase-like: protein MVKVGVNGFGRIGCLVTRATLSCKEVEIVAINDPFIDLSYMVYMFQYDSTHGKFKGTVKAENGKLQAAEGNLKGILGYTEEQVVSCDFNSDTHSSTFDAGTGIALKDHFVKLIS, encoded by the exons ATGGTGAAGGTCGGAGTCAACGGATTTGGCCGGATTGGATGCCTGGTGACCAGGGCAACACTCAgctgcaaagaagtagaaattgtgGCCATCAATGACCCCTTCATTGACCTCTCCTACATGGTTTACATGTTCCAGTATGATTCCACCCATGGCAAGTTCAAGGGCACTGTAAAGGCAGAGAATGGAAAGCTG CAAGCTGCAGAGGGGAACTTGAAGGGCATCTTGGGCTACACAGAGGAACAGGTGGTATCCTGTGACTTTAACAGCGacacccactcttctaccttcgaTGCTGGCACTGGCATTGCCCTCAAAGACCATTTTGTCAAGCTCATTTCTTAG